In Cucurbita pepo subsp. pepo cultivar mu-cu-16 chromosome LG10, ASM280686v2, whole genome shotgun sequence, the DNA window TgtcatgtttaaaaaatgtattaaaaataaaaactgaaaattattattttctaactaACCCTTTTATGTTACAAAAAGTCGTTTCGAAGTAGAATATTCCACATCTTTACTAATAGACAGACACgatataaaagataaaaacagaGAGACGCAAGCCGTGAGCGGTCCACGTCGAACCAAGGAAAAGATAATGATCAATCCATGTTGTCTCATTCCGAGATTCAAAAGCTCCATTACCTTGTAATTCAACTGCCTAAAGAAGAacgaggaggaagaagaaggatatGGGTGATTATGGTTCAAGGCTAGTGGTGTCTGTAGATGTGAAGAAGAATCCATGGCAACAGAAACTTCCACTTCACAACCGGTGGCACCCGGAGATACCGCCGGTGGCGGAGGTCAAGGTGGATGAGCTCTTCAAAGTCGAAATGGTGGATTTTAGCGGCGGAGCAATCACCAAAGACTACTCTGCTGAGGACGTGAAACATGCTGACAACTCCTTTGTAAGTCCTCTCTCTTACACACATACATCTTTGACTCGTCCCTGAGTTTTGTATTGGAAAAATTCACACCAGACCCAGTTTACAGAACAAAATAAAGGAGCGATATTTTCAACTTGGCCTTCGGTTTGGAAATTGCGTCCTTAATGGGCAAGAAAGACAAATTAGTTTCTTGTCCTTTGTCTTATCTTGTTATCTTTTTGTGTACTTTTCAACGGTTGCTACTTCGATTAGAGGAGACTGGGAAATAAAAGAACCTAGCAGAACAAACTCAGTTTCCTAAGTTTCTGTGTACTTGTAGTCATAATTCATGGCTCCTTCTACTCCAAGACTAGTAGTTCCGATAGACTTGAAAAAAAAGGCATGGGATCAAAGTTTACCTCTTCACAACCGGTGGCACCCACTTATACCCCCAGTTGCTGAGGTTCACACGGATGAGGTCTTTAGGGTTGAGATGGTGGACTGGACTGGAGGAGTTATTGGAGATAACCACTCTGCCACTGATGTCCAGTTTATTGACCTTTCAATTGtaagtataaataaatactaaccttATCCAAAATTTCACTAACTGTTGCTCTTTTGAGCCTTTAAACAGCCTAGCCTGACATTTGGTAAAGCTTTTAGAATCTGATGCTTGAATTAACAGTAAGCTCCAAAGAAGAGAGATTTAAGTGTTAATAATTGGCTGTTATGTTTTTCACTAATGCGTAGACTCATTATCTGAGTGGCCCAATTAGAGTTGTGGACAAGGATGGGGTTCCGGCCATGCCAGGGGATCTACTTGTAGTTGAGATCTGCAACTTAGGCCCTCTCCCAGGAGATGAATGGGGCTATACTGCAACATTTGACAGAGAAAATGGAGGTGGTTTTCTTACTGACCATTTTCCTTGTGCAACCAAAGCTATTTGGTATTTTGAAGGAATATACGCATACTCTCCTCAAATCCCAGGTAAACGTTCCAATCTGAAACAAAGCTTTCAATAGGAATTGGTAGCATAGGTACCTTAAACCATATACGCCTTCCAGGGGTTCGATTCCCAGGTCTAACTCATCCTGGAGTTATAGGAACTGCACCATCTGCAGAACTTCTGAACATTTGgaatgaaagggaaagtcaCGTTCAAGAAAATGGCCTTCAGACTTTAAAGCTTTGTGAGGTTTTGCATTCACGGCCATTGGCCAACCTACCATCAGCAAAAGGTTGCGTTCTTGGAAAGGTAAGATAGTGAAGTTCCATCATTCATCGATACATAAAACGATTAATTCCAAATtctacaagaaaaataatgggCATACTGATTTTTCCCCTATTCCAACATCCCTTGCTCCATTGCTTCAAACTAGATCAAAGAAGGCACAGAAGAATGGGAAAGAATTGCCAATGAGGCTGCAAGAACTATTCCAGGAAGAGAAAATGGTGGAAACTGTGACATCAAAAACCTCAGCAGAGGTTCAAAAGTCTACCTTCCAGTATTTGTGGAAGGGGCAAACTTGAGCTCAGGTGACATGCACTTCTCTCAGGGGGATGGTGAAGTCTCGTTCTGTGGAGCAATTGAAATGAGCGGTTTTCTAGAGCTTAAGTAAATTTCTCAGCATGGCTTCTCAATCTCTTAAGATCTTTAGTAgcagaattttaaaaacaaagaatcagTCGGTCCATACagacatttataaatattagttGTTATCTTCTCGTTCAGGTGTGATATTATAAGGGGCGGAATGAAAGAGTACCTCACACCCATGGGGCCGACTCCTCTGCACGTGAACCCAATCTTTGAGATAGGTCCAGTTGAACCAAGATTCTCAGAGTGGCTAGTCTTTGAAGGCATCAGCGTTGATGAAAGTGGGAGGCAACATTTTCTTGACGCGAGTGTAGCTTACAAGCGCGCTGTTCTCAACGCCATCGACTACCTCCACAAATTTGGGTACTCAAAGGAACAGGTCCAATAACATTCTTCGGTTCCCTTCTACAAAATATATTGCCATTGCGAGTTCTCCAGTTCCAGACCTCACACGAACAATATCACAAACACCTGATATGCacacaaaaactaaaaaccaaTTCCAGTGCAATACTATTATTGAATTGAATATAATAAGATGTGTGAATTCAGGCTTACCTGCTGCTGTCGTGCTGCCCATGCGAAGGAAGGATCTCCGGGATTGTGGATGCGCCTAATGCTATGGCTACCCTGGCAATCCCCACCGCCATTTTCGACCAGGTAGCTTCCTTCAACTGGATCGATCCATTCACCCGCTCTACTAATTGTTAATCCACTCTAACTTGGACCGACACTCCCCAGCCCAAACCGAGTTActctttttccttaaaaacatttggtttctttttttcttgaaaaaaattacattNaaaaaaaaaaaaaaaaaaaaaaaagcacacGAGAAGGCACGAGAGTCTAAGTcctaaaaatgttttaaaacgtcGACAATATCTTAGGTCAATTGACAAGTTTTTTCTATCACATAAATTCGTAGATTATTCGTTttaaattgagagaaaatcaGTATTATCTCAGATCAAATgcataaatttctaaaaaaaaaaaaaaaattgttggacATGAATGTATAACAAAATCTGTGAATGAGCAGGACATTCGCCCAAAGGCGAGCAAAGTTCCAATTGGACCTCGTGTACTAAAAAGGCCAGATGTCCTGAAATGCAGCTATGATGGGAATTTGCCCATCACCAAGAACCCTAGCGCCACATCTTAAAACATGGTGGATCCTTTCAGCTTCTTCTTGGTCTGAATAAACCATTACtgttataataaattattcatcGTTTTGACTGTCTGTAATAGTACTGACGTAATAGATATACCAAGTCTTTAACTTTTATATTCTGTCCTTTGCTACTAAACTTCAGGGTTCCTAAAATAGACGCCAACTAGCATAGATCTAGAGAAATTACCCCGAGCTTCTTCTGCCAGAATTCTGCCATTCTCTAACTGGCTAGAGCATTACAGAAGGCTATCATATCAAATATTGGATTGGTATCAGTAGTAGATTGAAAGAGTACGATGGTGAGGCAGAGATGGGAACTGGATTCCAAAGGACCAAAGCCAAAGATCTAACTCCACGCTTAGAACCTGCAAAAACCAAATCTTTCAACTCCATATTTTGAGAAACCAAAGCATCAGCAGATATACTTTCTGACGTTCTTTTGAACACAATCAGATGCTAGGATGATGAAGTACATATATGGATCGAAAATTGTCTAGAGATTGTAATTTTGGAATACCTGTTTTCCTGATTTCTGACTGATcaattctctcattttctcaACTGCATATATCGAGCAAGCCCGGAGTTCTACTTCCTCCTCGCTGCCTGAACCAATTTCATTGTTAGCATCGATGATGTTAGCGAGTGTAGAACTATACTTTAGCACCCCAAGCTGTCGAAGTACTGCAGGAACGATGTAGTCAGCCATAATGGTGATTGAACCAATGTCATTGAACTCTCCGTATCCTTTGCCACGGAATGCACCCCAAAGGTCAGCAGCAAGTATTTGAGCTCGTTTGTATAGGAATACCTGGTGGCCTTTGTAGAGAGAGTGGTCTCGAAAGCCTAATGTAAGGAGATGATGAACATGTCATACAACCATCTCAAAATATTCTTCTTAACGTATGCACCTACGTAATGATACTAACATATTTCCTAGAATGATATAAGAGTCGATACCAGGAAAGTGTCGTGTGATAGCAGCAACAAGCTTCACAGCTGATTTCCCACAGGACTCCACTATATTAGAAGCCTTACCCTCGAAGCTTCTCTCTAGTTCGAATCCAACCTAACACATGAAATAGAATGATCTCACAAATATATTTCCTTACAAGGAGAAGTAATTGCAAGTCAGAAGAATATGGTCCATATCAAAAGAGTACACATATACTAGAATCTACTGATGGAAATTGTTCTCACCTCATGCAGCAAGCGAACCCGTTCATCTTCCAAAGGAAGTGGTCTAGGCCATTTCAACAGTTCACGCAATTGAGGGCCTGATCACATACAGCCATCACATTGATAAAATAATCAATGAAATAAGATTATAAGGTTAAGATGATATCATTTGTCACTTACCAGTGTACTTTTGCAGGCGATCAGCATCAAATGCTGACTTGTCATTTTGAAGAGCAGCCTTCAGTCCAGAGGCCAAGTGATCATAGCTCAAGTCCTTATCTGAATCcgagaggaagaaaataattgttatTGAAGCAAAATATGCCTTTGATGCTAATAATGGGTATAAATTGCCTCTGTAGATTATAATATTGCATTTAAACGTAGAATGATATAGCCCACTTATATGACCTCCACAAATGTCAAACTGAGATGGACACTGTCTCTCGAGTTGAAATTCTATTTCATCATTAGAATTTGAATCTGTTCAATCATACCTTTGAAATCATTTTGACCTTATTGTTTCTCTATTATAATGGTTATAAGCTAAAATTGTTTCTCTAGGCATACATCAACACTGGAAGATTAACAAGCTTCTCTGGCGTTCTAATTGTGCTAATCGCTCGTTGATCAATGGCTTTGAGTTCCAATGCTATCTAGAATATCTGGAGCGAGTAGAGCATGATATTGAGTTTGGTACAACACGAGGCTCAATTCAAAGATTTCTTGTTCATAAGATGTCGAGCCTCTTGCAATCAGGACATTCAACATGCAGGGGCGTTCCATATCGAATTTACAAGCGTAGAGGAAACACTTAATTCCTAACTGattgatgaaaaataaaacaataaccaaataagacaaataaaaaaggagTGTTGAATTTTACCAGGCCAGAAACAGAAATTCAAGGCGTCCAAGACGAACAAGTACTGGACGGTTAACGGACCATTATCAAAATAGTGAATCCCTTCAAAATCCCAATCAACTTTCGGGATCGACTCTATAGTATCCACCACTTTCTCAATCCCTACAgtatcaaaacaaaaaccaaacaacCGCATTTACCA includes these proteins:
- the LOC111803545 gene encoding uncharacterized protein LOC111803545 isoform X2; protein product: MGDYGSRLVVSVDVKKNPWQQKLPLHNRWHPEIPPVAEVKVDELFKVEMVDFSGGAITKDYSAEDVKHADNSFTHYLSGPIRVVDKDGVPAMPGDLLVVEICNLGPLPGDEWGYTATFDRENGGGFLTDHFPCATKAIWYFEGIYAYSPQIPGVRFPGLTHPGVIGTAPSAELLNIWNERESHVQENGLQTLKLCEVLHSRPLANLPSAKGCVLGKIKEGTEEWERIANEAARTIPGRENGGNCDIKNLSRGSKVYLPVFVEGANLSSGDMHFSQGDGEVSFCGAIEMSGFLELKCDIIRGGMKEYLTPMGPTPLHVNPIFEIGPVEPRFSEWLVFEGISVDESGRQHFLDASVAYKRAVLNAIDYLHKFGYSKEQAYLLLSCCPCEGRISGIVDAPNAMATLAIPTAIFDQDIRPKASKVPIGPRVLKRPDVLKCSYDGNLPITKNPSATS
- the LOC111803545 gene encoding uncharacterized protein LOC111803545 isoform X1; translation: MAPSTPRLVVPIDLKKKAWDQSLPLHNRWHPLIPPVAEVHTDEVFRVEMVDWTGGVIGDNHSATDVQFIDLSITHYLSGPIRVVDKDGVPAMPGDLLVVEICNLGPLPGDEWGYTATFDRENGGGFLTDHFPCATKAIWYFEGIYAYSPQIPGVRFPGLTHPGVIGTAPSAELLNIWNERESHVQENGLQTLKLCEVLHSRPLANLPSAKGCVLGKIKEGTEEWERIANEAARTIPGRENGGNCDIKNLSRGSKVYLPVFVEGANLSSGDMHFSQGDGEVSFCGAIEMSGFLELKCDIIRGGMKEYLTPMGPTPLHVNPIFEIGPVEPRFSEWLVFEGISVDESGRQHFLDASVAYKRAVLNAIDYLHKFGYSKEQAYLLLSCCPCEGRISGIVDAPNAMATLAIPTAIFDQDIRPKASKVPIGPRVLKRPDVLKCSYDGNLPITKNPSATS
- the LOC111803545 gene encoding uncharacterized protein LOC111803545 isoform X3; amino-acid sequence: MAPSTPRLVVPIDLKKKAWDQSLPLHNRWHPLIPPVAEVHTDEVFRVEMVDWTGGVIGDNHSATDVQFIDLSITHYLSGPIRVVDKDGVPAMPGDLLVVEICNLGPLPGDEWGYTATFDRENGGGFLTDHFPCATKAIWYFEGIYAYSPQIPGTAPSAELLNIWNERESHVQENGLQTLKLCEVLHSRPLANLPSAKGCVLGKIKEGTEEWERIANEAARTIPGRENGGNCDIKNLSRGSKVYLPVFVEGANLSSGDMHFSQGDGEVSFCGAIEMSGFLELKCDIIRGGMKEYLTPMGPTPLHVNPIFEIGPVEPRFSEWLVFEGISVDESGRQHFLDASVAYKRAVLNAIDYLHKFGYSKEQAYLLLSCCPCEGRISGIVDAPNAMATLAIPTAIFDQDIRPKASKVPIGPRVLKRPDVLKCSYDGNLPITKNPSATS
- the LOC111803547 gene encoding queuosine salvage protein-like, which produces MDDVRATSAWVATHSSHVLVDSSGIEKVVDTIESIPKVDWDFEGIHYFDNGPLTVQYLFVLDALNFCFWPDKDLSYDHLASGLKAALQNDKSAFDADRLQKYTGPQLRELLKWPRPLPLEDERVRLLHEVGFELERSFEGKASNIVESCGKSAVKLVAAITRHFPGFRDHSLYKGHQVFLYKRAQILAADLWGAFRGKGYGEFNDIGSITIMADYIVPAVLRQLGVLKYSSTLANIIDANNEIGSGSEEEVELRACSIYAVEKMRELISQKSGKQVLSVELDLWLWSFGIQFPSLPHHRTLSIYY